Below is a genomic region from Dehalococcoides mccartyi.
AAATTAAGCTGGAATGGCTATTACCGTCAGGTTTTTTCCAAAGCCCTGAGTGCTATAGGCATTCCCCTTTCCAAAGTGCTGGTTTTATCCACCGGGGTTACCATGGATCATCTGGCCTTCCATGAGGAAAAACAGGGTGATTTGTGGGTGGCGGTTCTGGCTACTGCCGGGGTGGAGTCTAATGCCTTACGCATTGGGCAGGATAAGTCTTCGGGGATTGACCGCAACGGCAAGTTTAAACCCTTCGGCACTATAAATACTATTATTCTTACCAGTGAAAGCCTGCCGCAGTCTGCTCTGGCTTCCTGTTTTATAACCGCTACCGAGGCAAAGACTATCGCTTTGGATGAACTGGGTGTTATGAGTGCTTATACCCCCGGCCTAAAAGCCAGCGGCACTGGTACTGACCAGATAGCGGCAGTTTCAGGCACAGGTGATAAGGCAACCTACGTGGGCGGGCATACATTGCTGGGCGAACTTATGGGGCGGAGTGTTACCCTGGCCATAAAAGAAGCCCTGACCAAGCGTATTGCCAGCAGAAAAGGGCATTAGGTTGGAAGTCCTTTTTATATTCCTGCTGGCGCTCATTATTGATTTGGTTTTTGGAGACCCGCCTAATGCTTTTCATCCGGTAGCCTATATGGGCAGGGTAATTGCCTTTTTTGAGCGGGCAGGGTTTAAGGGCGGCCGGGTCTACCAGTTTGTTTACGGTATAGTCATGGTTTTTATTGCCATGGCACTTTTTTTTATACCGGTATATTTTCTGCTAGGCTGGCTGCATGGGGTAAACAGTGTAGTTTACATAATAGTGTCGGCCATTTTACTCAAGATGTGTTTTACGGTAACCGGCTTGCGTAAGGCAGCTTTGCTGATTAAGCAATTGTTAGAAAAAGATGACATTGCCCAGGCCCGTTTTGAGCTCCGCTCACTGGTTTCTCGTGATACCTCCAAACTGCCTCAGCCCAAACTGGTGGCGGCGGCGGTGGAATCTGTGGCGGAGAGTATCGGAGACGGGTTTGTGTCGCCGCTCTTCTTCTTTCTGATATTCGGCGTGCCCGGTGTTATGGCCTACCGGGTAGTGAGCACCTTTGACAGCATGGTGGGTTACCGCGGTAAATACGAACATCTGGGCAAGTTTGCTGCCAGATTTGATGATGTGCTTAATTTTATTCCGGCCAGACTGTCTGCCTTGTGCATACTTGTGTCCAGCCTCTTTGGGCGTTACAGCCCGGCAGGGGCATGGCGGATAATGTGGCGTGACCATGCCAAGACCCAAAGCCCCAATGCCGGCTGGCCAATGGCGACTGCAGCCGGTGCCCTTGAAGTTTGTCTGGAAAAAGTGGGACACTACTCTTTAGGGGATAATATCAGGGAGCTTGTTCCCCAAACTATCAGCCGTTCGCTGCTGCTTATAAACAGTGCGGCCTTTATCTGGGTCTTAATAAGCGCGGGAGTGATTTATTTTGTCCATATCGCCTAAGCCGCAGGTAGAAAAATTAAAGCCGTGTTATCACGGCGGGCCGAACTATGCCGAGCTTAGAAAACTTGGTATCAGCCCGGATGCGATTATGGATTTTTCGGTAAGTTCAAATCCCTATCCGGCACCTGCAGAGATAAAAGAAGCCCTGTGTTCCTTGGTTATTGACCGCTACCCTGACTCTGATTCTGTCGAACTCAAAGAATATCTGGCGGGCAGGCTTTCGCTTAAGCCCGAAAACCTGATTGTAGGCAGCGGCTCTATGGAAATTATCCGTCTGGTTGCCGGGGCATATTTTGGGGTGGGGGATACGGTTTTAATACTTAAACCCACCTTCGGGGAATATGAACTGGCAGCAGAAGTGGCCGGTGCGGATATAATTGAGCAGTGGGCAGACGAAGAGAGCGGATTTAAGTTTGATTTGGATTTAACCTGCCGCATTATTAAAAAACACCAGCCCAAAGCGGTATTTATCTGCAATCCCAATAACCCTACCGGGGTTTATCTTTCCAAAGCGGATATTGAAAAAGTGCTGAGCGTCTGCACTGATACCCTGCTGGTGCTGGACGAAGCTTATATAGCCTTTGCTGAAGACTGCTGGAAAGCAGCAGATTTGCTTGAAACGGGCAATATTATAGTTATCCGCTCTATGACCAAAGACTGCGCTTTGGCCGGGCTGAGGTTAGGTTATGGCATGGCCTCGGCGGAGATAATAAACAACCTTAAAAAGGTCTGTCCGCCGTGGAATGTTAATGCTGCCGCCCAAAAAGCAGGATTAGTTTGCTTACGTCACCCCAGCTATCTAGCGGAATCTGAGAAAAAGATAAAGGCCTCTAAGGAGTATCTCAGGCAGGGTTTTGCAGGCTTGGGCTTTAGAGTACTGCCCTCCGAGACCAATTTTTTCCTGATGAAAGTGAAAAAGGCCGCAGATTTCCGTTTGGCACTCCTGAAGCACGGGCTTATGGTGCGGGACTGCACTTCATTCGGCTTGCCGCAGTATGTCCGCATTGCTCCCCGCACCCAAAGTGAGTGTGAACGCCTGCTTGCGGTTGCGGCTGAATTGAAAAGTAAGTCTGAGATTTATCCAGCCTGATTGACTGGCAGGGTTTTGTCTGATATAGTTTTTAATGGTGATTAGTAAACGGAACACGGTTTGAATCCGTGGCGGTCCCGCCGCTGTAACCGGGGACTTTGGTTTCTTAAAGCACTTTTTGTGCGGCCACTGTCAGGGCAGTACCCTGATGGGAAGGGCGGAACCGGGGGATAATCCGGAAGCCAGAAGACGTGTTAACACCAAACCGGATACCTGATGGTAAAGGGGCCGGCTCATCTTGAAGATATTTTGAGATGTGCCAGCCCCTTTTTTATTTGGGCAGGCGCCAGAGGAGGATAAACTGAGCATAGCCTGAAGTGCTAAAAATTGATATACCCTAATCAAAGTTTTTAATAAAGGAGTTTAGAAATATGGAACTATTAAATGCAACACTTGCAAAGATACACGGGCTTGATAAAGAGGCCATGACCAAGGCTCAGGCCCATCAGGATATCCTGACTAAACCTCAAGGGTCTTTAGGCAAGCTTGAAGCCATTGCGGTTCAGCTTGCAGGCATTCAGGGGGATGCCAAGCCCCAAACTGCCCGCAAAGCCATTATAACTATGGCTGGCGACCACGGCATTATTGATGAGAAGTTTCACAACTGGCCCAAAGAAGTAACCGCCCAGATGCTGCAAAATTTCGCCCATGGCGGTGCCGCCATAAATGTCCTTTCCAGACAGGTGGGGGCGCGTAATGTGGTGGTTGCTTTGGGGGTGGCCACCCCCATGGCGGAAGACCCGAATATAATCAACCGCAATATTGCCCCCGGCACCAATAACATGGTTTACGGCCCGGCTATGACCCGCGAGCAGGCGGTAAAAGCTATTGAGACCGGTATAGAGATTGTAACCGCCGAGGTTAAAAAGGGGCTGGATTTGGTAGGTACCGGTGATATGGGTATCGGCAATACTTCCCCCTCCGCCGCTATTTGCTCTGTCATTACCGGGCGGTCACTTGAAGAGGTAACCGGGCGGGGTACCGGTGCTTCAGACGAGCAGATGAAGCTGAAACGCAACGCCATTGCCAAGGCAATTTCCCTTAACAAACCCAATGCCAAAGATGCGCTGGATGTGCTGTCTAAGGTGGGCGGCTATGAAATAGGCGGTTTGGCAGGGGTAATACTGGGTGCGGCTGCTAACAGAGTGGGGGTGGTTGTAGACGGCTTTATTTCAGGTGCGGCGGCACTTATTGCGTATACTATCTGCCCGCAGGTAAAGGACTTTATGTTTGCCGCTCACCAGTCGGTAGAGCCGGGACACCGTATTTTGCTTGAACATATGGGGCTGGATGCTATTTTGAAAATGGATATGCGGCTGGGTGAAGGCACAGGTGCCGCCCTTGCCATGAATATTATCGAAGCATCCAACCGTATCCAGCACGAGATGGCCTCTTTTGCAGATGCCGGGGTTTCCGAAAAGCAAAGTTAGGTGTATTCTGGTATAATCCCGGTTTGAGGAAATATATATGGGTTCATTCTTAGCGGCTTTCCGCTTTCTTACCAATATACCTGTACCCTGGCTGAAAGAAGACTGGCAGGGGGAGAAGTCACATCTGGATTTTGCCCGCTCACTTGGCTTCTACCCCCTGGTGGGTTTAATTGTCGGGTTGATACTGGCCGGTTTGAGTTGGGTTTTCACCCTTTTTTTACCTGATGTACTCACGGCCGCTTTGCTGACAGTAAGCCTAGTGGTGATTACCGGCGGTTTGCATCTTGACGGCTTGACAGATACTTTTGACGGTATTGCCGCCGGACACAAGTCATTTGAACGCGCCCAGGAGGTAATGCATTTGCCGGGGGTGGGGGCTATCGGGGTACTTGCGGCAATCTGCCTTTTACTTTTAAAGTTTGCCGCTATCGTTAGCCTTCCTTCAGGCAGTTTCATAACCGGGCTTATCCTGTTTCCTTTAATCAGCCGCTGGGCTATGGTCTATGCGGTGGTTTGTTACCCGTATGTCAGGTCACAGGGTTTGGGCAAAGAGCTTAAGGGCGGGTCTGCAAAAGCCAGCTTGTGGCTTGCTACCATTTTCTGTCTGGCAGTCTGTGTAATACTGGGCGGCTGGGCAGGGTTGCTGGCTATGTTCGGCAGCTGGCTGCTGGTTATGTATCTGGCATCTTTCTTTAGACGCAGGCTTGGCGGACTAAACGGGGATACTTACGGCTCAATTAACGAATTTACCGAGGTAGCGGCGCTGATATTTATAGTGGCCTTGTCCGGGTATTTCAGCTGAAACAGAGGGAGTTTATAGCATGAAACTGATACTGGTGCGTCACGGGGAGACCGAAACAGATAACTACCGCCGTTACTGGGGGCATAGTGATATCGGCCTTTCAGACTCCGGCCATGCTCAGGCTAACTCCCTGCGGGAATATTTGTCTGCGGTCAGGATAGATGCCATTTATTCCAGCCCTCTTAAGCGCTGCACGGAAACTGCTGAAACCATTGCCTACGGGCGGCCTCTTTCAGTCAATAAAAATAATGACCTGAAGGAAATAGATTTCGGGCGGGTAGAGGGCCTTACCTACGATGATGTTTTAGAACGCTACCCGGATATTGCCCAGAAATGGGCTGAGGGCAGCTTTGACGTGCATTTCCCGGACGGGGAAGGCATGGAACATTTTGCCCAGCGGGTTGTTAAATTTGTAAAAATGCTCTCCAAGCACCGGGAGGATGAGACTTTATTACTGGTGGGGCACGGGGGTGTTTTCCGTATCCTTATCTGCCATTTTCTGGGCATTGATTACAAACACTGGTGGCAGTTTACGCTGGGTGTTGGCTCGGTAACTGTTCTGGATATTTACCCTGAGGGGTCTATACTGGAAAAACTGAACGACAAGTCCCACCTTAGCTGATTTTGGTGTAAGTTCAGGCAGGGCGTTTTTATAATACCGGAGGGTCATTAAAATGAATTATTTACTTATCGGCGGTGCCCGCAGCGGCAAAAGCAGTTATGCTGAGGAACTGGCCAAGTCCATAGGCGGCAAGGTTATGTTTGTAGCAACTGCTGAAGCCGGTGATGATGAAATGAAAACCCGTATCCTGCGGCATCAGCAGGCCCGTCCGCCCGAATGGGGGCTTATAGAGGCCAGTTTGGGGGTGGGTGAGAAAATAAGTGCTTACAGGGAAAATGCTGATGTGATTATACTTGACTGTATTACCCTGCTGGTAAATAACATAATGTGCCGGTATATGCTTGACCATGGTGATGAACTTGGTGGTGATGCGGCAGACTATCTGGATGCGGCGGTTAAAAAAGAAATAAATGATATAATACTGGCTATGAAAAAGACGGGTGCGTCATTTATTGTGGTGACCAATGATGTGGGTGCGGGGCTTATCCCGCCCAATGCCATGGCCAGAGTCTATCGTGATTTGCTGGGAAGGGCAAACCAGATGCTGGGTGCATATGTTGAATATGTTTACCTGATGGTGGCCGGATTGCCTATGCAGGTTAAACCGTTACTTCGTTAGTGGCAGTTTTGTAATATACATTATATAAAAACCCCCGGATATCCGGGGGTTTTTATAATTTCCGTTATTGGAGAAGAGTTTACTTCTGAATCAGCTGGTCAATCTTCTGGCTTAAGGCAGATTCGGGTACTGCACCTACCACCATATCAGCTACCTGACCGCCCTTGAAAAACAGCAGGGTAGGTATGGACATAACCCGGTATTGGGCGGCAGTGGTTTTATTTTCATCTACATTCAGCTTGCAAAATTTAAACTTACCTTCGTATTTAGTAGATAATTTGTCTATTATGGGGGCTACCATACGGCAGGGGCCGCACCACGGAGCCCAAAAATCCACCAGTACGGGCTTAGCTGATTTCAATACTTCAGCTTCAAAGTTCTGGTCGGTTATTTCCATTACCATATCGTTTCTCCTTAGTGTATTCGTATCTCTTCTAATACTACTTTGGCGTTCATTTGCTGTCAAGGCGGTTAAAAACTGGCGGCAGGAGTTCGTATATCACTCGGCTCGGTTAATTTCTTCGGGAAGATGGCTGTTTATTGCAGAAAAAGGATTTGTTGTGTGGAAGCAATGGGGTTAAATGTCATTATCCTCAAGGTTACCGGAATTTGGTACTGCCACTGTTACCATAGTACCTACATCCGGCTTAGATTGAAGGGAGAGTCGTCCGCCGATAAGCTGTGCCCGTTCCTGCATGCCGGTCAACCCCAGTTTGCCCAAAGCGGCTAAATCTCCAACCCGTTCAGGCAGTAAGAACCCTTTGCCATTGTCCTTTATGGTAAGGGTTGCTTTGTATTTACCGAAATCTATGTAAACCCAGGCTTTGGTAGCCTGAGCATGCTTGCCTACATTACGCAGAGATTCCTGTACTATGCGGAACAGCACCAGTTCGGTTTCAGGGGCAAAGCGGCGGATTTCTCCGTTTACATCTATATCAATATTTATTCCGAAGTGTTTTGAAAGGTCAGGTATCAGCCACTCCAAGGCAGGTATTAAACCCAAATCATCCAGTACCGAAGGCCGCAAATCCTGGGCAAAACGGCGGACTTCACTTAGAGTGCGGTTTACATGGTTTTGCATCTCTTCCAGTTCGGCCAGATTGTCTTCGCCAAGGTTGGGGTTTTTGGTCGCAAAGCGGTCTATGGCACGTGAAATAACAATTAGATCTTGAGCGGTATCATCGTGCAGTTCCTGGGCAATACGCCGGCGTTCATCTTCCTGAGCTATGGTAATTTGTTTGAGGTAAAAACGCAGATTTTGCTGCATCCGCTGGAGTTCTCGCTGGGCGGTTTCCATTTTCAGGTAAGCCTGCTGGCGGTGTTTTTTATCTGTTTCATAGCTTTCCAGCCAGAGGTTAACTACCAGACCGATTATAATAATGCCAATGATTTCAATAATATCATCCGCGGTTACGGTGTCTGTCACAAAAATATTCGGGATAATAATAGCGATAGCCAGAGTAAGGGATACCAGCCCAGGTCTCAAGCCGAATACCAGAGCTGTATAGGTAACCGGCAGCAGCATTATAAGCCGTCCTACCGAATGGCGGGTCAGGTACAGAAATGAATCAGGGTCTATCTGGCCGATAAAGGGCAGCAGCTGGGGGTAATGCAGGAAAAATCCCCCGGTAAACAGAAGTATCAGTATCCAGATATGCACATTGGCAAGTAATCTGGGCAGGCGGCGAATCTGGCTGTAGAGGAAACTAAATACTTTTTTCATAAGGTCATATGGTTTCAGGGTAAATCTTCCATGATGAACCAGCCGCGTTTCAACCCGTAGAGAATAGCTTCTGTCCGCGAACCTACAGATAACTTTTTGAAAATATTGGAAAGATGCGTCTGGATGGTACGGTTGGATAAATATAACTGGTCGGCAATATCCTTGTTGCTGACGCCCCGTGCCGCCATTTTAAGCACCTCTATTTCACGTTCGGTAAGCGGGTTTACGGCTGATACTTCCTCTGTTTTAGCAGCTTTATTAATCAGCTGGTCAATAACCCGGCGGGTGGTAGAGGGCTGCAGTACCGATTCTCCGGCATATACGGAACGGATAGCTTCCAGCAACTGGGTGCCTTTAACGTTTTTAAGCAGAAAACCGGCGGCGCCTGCTTCCAGTATGGCCAGAATATACTGTTCAGATTCGTAAGCGGTAAGTATGAGTATGGCAGTGGTAGGCAGGAGCTGTTTTATTTGTTTGGTGGCCTCAATTCCATTTAAGCGGGGCATGGCAATATCCATAACAACCACATCAGGGTGAACCTTCATGGACATTTCCACAGCCTCAACCCCGTCTGAGGCTTCGCCAACTACCATCATGCCGGACTCGCGCTGGATAAGTTCCCGTGTGCCTTCACGCACAATTACGTGGTCATCTGCCAAAAGCACTTTTATCATTTGGGTAGTTTGCATAATGTTTCCCTCGTTCTAATTATATACTCAGGGCAGGGATGGTTCAACGCATTTGTCAGGCAGCACATTTTAACGAGTTTATTGAGTAAGTCTCCTGCCAAGGTTCTGGCAGATTTCAGTAATGGCTTCAGTATCCAGATAATGTGAGATGGATCGGTCAAAGATAATATTACCCTCCGGGGGGAATTCATCGTCTCCCTGCCAGAATACCAGCCAGAGGGGCAGTCGGGGCAGGGCTTGAAATAAGAA
It encodes:
- a CDS encoding adenosylcobinamide amidohydrolase → MPTEKINIRTVAEFHGIKAEVIKHEVWGVPANALVVTFPEERRALSGRQGYRKVKAVCNIYLPDAIWPRLHNDKLSWNGYYRQVFSKALSAIGIPLSKVLVLSTGVTMDHLAFHEEKQGDLWVAVLATAGVESNALRIGQDKSSGIDRNGKFKPFGTINTIILTSESLPQSALASCFITATEAKTIALDELGVMSAYTPGLKASGTGTDQIAAVSGTGDKATYVGGHTLLGELMGRSVTLAIKEALTKRIASRKGH
- a CDS encoding cobalamin biosynthesis protein, whose translation is MEVLFIFLLALIIDLVFGDPPNAFHPVAYMGRVIAFFERAGFKGGRVYQFVYGIVMVFIAMALFFIPVYFLLGWLHGVNSVVYIIVSAILLKMCFTVTGLRKAALLIKQLLEKDDIAQARFELRSLVSRDTSKLPQPKLVAAAVESVAESIGDGFVSPLFFFLIFGVPGVMAYRVVSTFDSMVGYRGKYEHLGKFAARFDDVLNFIPARLSALCILVSSLFGRYSPAGAWRIMWRDHAKTQSPNAGWPMATAAGALEVCLEKVGHYSLGDNIRELVPQTISRSLLLINSAAFIWVLISAGVIYFVHIA
- a CDS encoding pyridoxal phosphate-dependent aminotransferase — encoded protein: MSISPKPQVEKLKPCYHGGPNYAELRKLGISPDAIMDFSVSSNPYPAPAEIKEALCSLVIDRYPDSDSVELKEYLAGRLSLKPENLIVGSGSMEIIRLVAGAYFGVGDTVLILKPTFGEYELAAEVAGADIIEQWADEESGFKFDLDLTCRIIKKHQPKAVFICNPNNPTGVYLSKADIEKVLSVCTDTLLVLDEAYIAFAEDCWKAADLLETGNIIVIRSMTKDCALAGLRLGYGMASAEIINNLKKVCPPWNVNAAAQKAGLVCLRHPSYLAESEKKIKASKEYLRQGFAGLGFRVLPSETNFFLMKVKKAADFRLALLKHGLMVRDCTSFGLPQYVRIAPRTQSECERLLAVAAELKSKSEIYPA
- the cobT gene encoding nicotinate-nucleotide--dimethylbenzimidazole phosphoribosyltransferase, encoding MELLNATLAKIHGLDKEAMTKAQAHQDILTKPQGSLGKLEAIAVQLAGIQGDAKPQTARKAIITMAGDHGIIDEKFHNWPKEVTAQMLQNFAHGGAAINVLSRQVGARNVVVALGVATPMAEDPNIINRNIAPGTNNMVYGPAMTREQAVKAIETGIEIVTAEVKKGLDLVGTGDMGIGNTSPSAAICSVITGRSLEEVTGRGTGASDEQMKLKRNAIAKAISLNKPNAKDALDVLSKVGGYEIGGLAGVILGAAANRVGVVVDGFISGAAALIAYTICPQVKDFMFAAHQSVEPGHRILLEHMGLDAILKMDMRLGEGTGAALAMNIIEASNRIQHEMASFADAGVSEKQS
- the cobS gene encoding adenosylcobinamide-GDP ribazoletransferase, translated to MGSFLAAFRFLTNIPVPWLKEDWQGEKSHLDFARSLGFYPLVGLIVGLILAGLSWVFTLFLPDVLTAALLTVSLVVITGGLHLDGLTDTFDGIAAGHKSFERAQEVMHLPGVGAIGVLAAICLLLLKFAAIVSLPSGSFITGLILFPLISRWAMVYAVVCYPYVRSQGLGKELKGGSAKASLWLATIFCLAVCVILGGWAGLLAMFGSWLLVMYLASFFRRRLGGLNGDTYGSINEFTEVAALIFIVALSGYFS
- the cobC gene encoding alpha-ribazole phosphatase — protein: MKLILVRHGETETDNYRRYWGHSDIGLSDSGHAQANSLREYLSAVRIDAIYSSPLKRCTETAETIAYGRPLSVNKNNDLKEIDFGRVEGLTYDDVLERYPDIAQKWAEGSFDVHFPDGEGMEHFAQRVVKFVKMLSKHREDETLLLVGHGGVFRILICHFLGIDYKHWWQFTLGVGSVTVLDIYPEGSILEKLNDKSHLS
- the cobU gene encoding bifunctional adenosylcobinamide kinase/adenosylcobinamide-phosphate guanylyltransferase, giving the protein MNYLLIGGARSGKSSYAEELAKSIGGKVMFVATAEAGDDEMKTRILRHQQARPPEWGLIEASLGVGEKISAYRENADVIILDCITLLVNNIMCRYMLDHGDELGGDAADYLDAAVKKEINDIILAMKKTGASFIVVTNDVGAGLIPPNAMARVYRDLLGRANQMLGAYVEYVYLMVAGLPMQVKPLLR
- the trxA gene encoding thioredoxin, with the translated sequence MVMEITDQNFEAEVLKSAKPVLVDFWAPWCGPCRMVAPIIDKLSTKYEGKFKFCKLNVDENKTTAAQYRVMSIPTLLFFKGGQVADMVVGAVPESALSQKIDQLIQK
- a CDS encoding sensor histidine kinase, whose translation is MKKVFSFLYSQIRRLPRLLANVHIWILILLFTGGFFLHYPQLLPFIGQIDPDSFLYLTRHSVGRLIMLLPVTYTALVFGLRPGLVSLTLAIAIIIPNIFVTDTVTADDIIEIIGIIIIGLVVNLWLESYETDKKHRQQAYLKMETAQRELQRMQQNLRFYLKQITIAQEDERRRIAQELHDDTAQDLIVISRAIDRFATKNPNLGEDNLAELEEMQNHVNRTLSEVRRFAQDLRPSVLDDLGLIPALEWLIPDLSKHFGINIDIDVNGEIRRFAPETELVLFRIVQESLRNVGKHAQATKAWVYIDFGKYKATLTIKDNGKGFLLPERVGDLAALGKLGLTGMQERAQLIGGRLSLQSKPDVGTMVTVAVPNSGNLEDNDI
- a CDS encoding response regulator transcription factor gives rise to the protein MQTTQMIKVLLADDHVIVREGTRELIQRESGMMVVGEASDGVEAVEMSMKVHPDVVVMDIAMPRLNGIEATKQIKQLLPTTAILILTAYESEQYILAILEAGAAGFLLKNVKGTQLLEAIRSVYAGESVLQPSTTRRVIDQLINKAAKTEEVSAVNPLTEREIEVLKMAARGVSNKDIADQLYLSNRTIQTHLSNIFKKLSVGSRTEAILYGLKRGWFIMEDLP